One stretch of Schlesneria sp. DSM 10557 DNA includes these proteins:
- a CDS encoding D-TA family PLP-dependent enzyme — MDSKYAIADTSQIFSPALLVYRDIVVRNLEKMIKIAGSAERLRPHCKTHKMAAVTKIELSMGIKKHKCATFAEAQMLADCGVKDIFLAYNLVGPNIQRAVKFLQTYPDVRFSVTADDELMIAELSSAISAVKGTIGVFLDVNSGMHRTGVLPGPRAAELYQQIIDALGLEPRGFHLYDGHNNQTSLEERTAAVHACWQSAAKLRDEFVGRGWPVPAIVCGGTGSFPVYAKLNDPAIELAPGTCVFHDSGYGTAFPDMDFEPAVLMLTRVISRPGINRLTCDLGNKAVASDPPKGQRAYFPDLPDAVQAIHNEEHMVLESPLADQYQPGAELYAVPKHVCPTSALHKQAYVIEGGKVVDQWDVTSRDRCLTI; from the coding sequence ATGGATTCTAAGTACGCGATCGCTGATACATCACAAATTTTCTCTCCAGCACTACTCGTCTACCGTGACATTGTTGTTCGTAATCTGGAGAAGATGATTAAGATCGCCGGAAGTGCGGAGCGGCTTCGACCTCACTGCAAAACGCACAAGATGGCTGCCGTCACAAAAATCGAACTCTCGATGGGCATCAAGAAGCATAAGTGTGCCACGTTTGCGGAAGCACAAATGCTGGCGGATTGCGGCGTGAAGGATATTTTTCTGGCCTACAACCTGGTTGGCCCCAACATTCAACGGGCGGTCAAATTCCTGCAGACCTATCCTGATGTCCGTTTCAGCGTCACGGCTGACGATGAACTGATGATTGCGGAACTCAGTTCAGCAATCTCCGCCGTCAAGGGAACGATTGGGGTGTTTCTCGACGTGAACTCGGGTATGCACCGTACGGGAGTACTACCCGGTCCGCGAGCCGCCGAGCTGTATCAGCAAATCATCGACGCCCTGGGCCTCGAGCCGCGTGGTTTCCATCTTTACGATGGTCATAATAACCAGACGAGTCTCGAGGAACGCACGGCTGCCGTGCATGCGTGCTGGCAAAGTGCGGCTAAACTGCGAGACGAATTTGTGGGGCGCGGTTGGCCGGTTCCGGCGATCGTCTGCGGCGGTACAGGGTCGTTCCCTGTGTACGCCAAGCTGAATGATCCAGCAATTGAACTGGCACCGGGGACGTGTGTCTTCCACGATTCCGGGTACGGGACGGCCTTTCCTGACATGGACTTTGAGCCGGCGGTCCTCATGCTGACTCGCGTGATCAGTCGGCCGGGCATTAACCGTTTAACGTGCGATCTGGGTAACAAAGCCGTCGCTTCGGACCCTCCTAAAGGACAGCGAGCCTACTTCCCGGACCTGCCCGACGCGGTACAGGCGATTCATAATGAAGAGCACATGGTTCTGGAATCACCGCTGGCTGATCAGTATCAGCCTGGTGCCGAACTGTATGCGGTTCCCAAACACGTCTGCCCCACGTCCGCCTTGCATAAACAGGCTTACGTCATCGAAGGAGGCAAAGTGGTTGATCAATGGGACGTCACCTCACGTGACCGCTGTTTGACGATCTGA
- a CDS encoding nucleoside hydrolase has product MASRLVCLLATFTISLCGFAPAGAASEPVKLIFDTDMGNDVDDVQALAVIHGLQSRGACELLAVTITKDSELAAPFVDLINTFYGRGDIPIGVVRPGKTPDPYKYLPMAAEKKDGKFRYPHDLEGNSKAPEAVALLRKTLAGQPDQSVTIAQVGFSTNLARLLDSKSDSASSLSGVELVKKKVKLLSVMAGAFTPIDGNAHYCEYNVVNDIENCRKLAEEWPTPVVWSGFEIGIAVPYPSESILKDYGYVADHPVAEAYHRYDPPPANRPTWDLTSVLYAVQPDRHFFDLSPKGNIVVEADGFTRFTPAENGRHQYLKLTDQQKPRTLEALVQLSSQPPLK; this is encoded by the coding sequence ATGGCGAGTCGACTGGTCTGCCTGCTTGCGACGTTTACGATTTCTCTATGCGGTTTTGCTCCTGCCGGAGCCGCGTCAGAGCCTGTCAAGCTGATCTTTGATACCGACATGGGCAACGACGTCGACGACGTTCAGGCGCTGGCGGTCATCCATGGGCTGCAGTCGCGCGGCGCGTGTGAACTGCTGGCGGTGACCATCACAAAGGACAGCGAACTGGCAGCCCCCTTCGTTGATCTGATCAACACATTCTACGGTCGTGGCGATATTCCGATTGGAGTCGTTCGACCCGGGAAAACTCCTGATCCGTATAAATATCTCCCCATGGCCGCGGAAAAGAAGGATGGAAAATTCCGTTACCCCCACGACCTCGAAGGCAACAGCAAAGCGCCTGAAGCGGTCGCGCTGCTTCGTAAGACGCTGGCGGGACAACCGGATCAGTCTGTGACGATCGCTCAGGTTGGTTTTTCAACCAATCTGGCCCGACTGCTCGATAGCAAATCGGATAGCGCATCTTCCCTGAGTGGGGTCGAACTGGTCAAGAAAAAGGTGAAGCTGCTGTCTGTGATGGCGGGCGCATTCACCCCGATCGATGGCAACGCACACTACTGTGAATACAATGTTGTGAATGACATCGAGAACTGCCGTAAGCTCGCCGAGGAATGGCCTACGCCGGTTGTCTGGAGCGGGTTCGAGATCGGGATCGCTGTCCCCTACCCCTCGGAAAGTATTCTCAAGGATTACGGGTACGTCGCGGATCATCCTGTCGCCGAAGCTTACCATCGCTACGATCCACCTCCGGCAAACCGTCCCACCTGGGATTTGACGAGCGTTCTTTACGCTGTGCAACCTGATCGACACTTCTTCGATCTGTCGCCCAAAGGAAACATCGTTGTCGAGGCTGACGGCTTCACCAGGTTCACTCCGGCTGAGAATGGACGGCATCAATACCTGAAGCTGACTGACCAGCAGAAGCCCCGTACGTTGGAAGCACTCGTGCAACTGTCGAGTCAACCTCCGCTGAAGTAA
- a CDS encoding glycosyltransferase, whose product MQLSIIIPAFNEAESLVELYSQINRVAAENELAIEIIYIDDGSTDGSWKEIQQLVTFDDRVRGIRFRRNFGKAAALTAGISAAKGNILCMLDADLQDDPEELPRFLARLNDGFDVVNGWKVRRLDPWHKVYPSRVFNSLVSRLTGLILHDHNCGMKMFRAEVGREIRIYGELHRFIPVLAHARGFRVTEIGIHHRSRKHGHSKYGFRRFTRGFLDLMTVAFLTGYGQRPQHMLGAIGLCAFGLGFAGLGYLAVTWLLMHALHIWEPTPIGNRPLLAYSIALTILGAQAISLGLLAELLVYYTGRTSDSYSIAEEVFREKGA is encoded by the coding sequence ATGCAATTGTCGATCATCATTCCGGCTTTCAACGAGGCCGAAAGTCTGGTCGAACTCTACTCGCAGATCAATCGCGTCGCTGCTGAGAACGAGCTGGCCATCGAGATCATCTATATCGACGACGGATCGACCGATGGCTCATGGAAAGAGATTCAACAACTCGTCACTTTCGACGATCGCGTGCGCGGCATCCGCTTTCGCCGCAACTTCGGGAAGGCGGCTGCGCTCACGGCGGGAATCTCGGCAGCCAAAGGGAACATCCTCTGCATGCTCGACGCAGATTTGCAGGACGACCCCGAAGAACTACCGAGGTTTCTCGCAAGGTTGAATGACGGCTTTGATGTCGTGAATGGTTGGAAAGTCAGACGACTGGATCCATGGCACAAAGTCTATCCCAGTCGCGTCTTCAACTCGCTCGTTTCCCGGCTAACCGGACTGATCCTGCATGACCACAACTGCGGAATGAAAATGTTTCGTGCCGAAGTCGGTCGAGAGATTCGGATCTACGGGGAACTGCACCGTTTTATCCCGGTGCTGGCACATGCACGGGGATTCCGCGTGACCGAGATCGGGATCCATCACCGATCGCGTAAGCATGGGCACTCCAAGTATGGTTTCCGCCGATTCACGCGCGGCTTCCTAGACCTGATGACCGTGGCATTTCTGACAGGGTACGGTCAGCGACCTCAACATATGCTGGGGGCGATCGGGCTGTGTGCCTTTGGTCTCGGTTTTGCCGGGCTGGGATATCTGGCGGTGACGTGGCTGCTCATGCACGCACTGCACATCTGGGAACCGACTCCGATTGGGAATCGCCCGTTGCTCGCTTACTCGATCGCACTGACGATACTGGGCGCACAAGCGATTTCGCTGGGTCTGCTGGCCGAGTTGCTCGTTTACTACACGGGACGAACCAGCGATTCTTACAGCATTGCCGAGGAAGTCTTTCGGGAGAAGGGGGCCTAA
- a CDS encoding sugar phosphate isomerase/epimerase family protein: protein MSHQLNRRTFLQASTLAAASSVFSGISFAEGAKDPYLGLKMGLQSYSLREFKVEEALEQTKMLGLKYWEAFPGHLPMSSVPKHIESQKELLAKGGVTLLSYGVLPFDGNETAARERFDFAKAMGIQSLSADPNPDKVTFDLLDKLVAEYDVAIAIHNHGPGHRYDKISDVEKVVKDRHPKIGACVDTGHFLRSDEDPVEAVQRLGKRVFGVHLKDVKSLPGGQKQFKIAGEGDLKVTELLKALKALKYQYCVAIEYEENAKNPLSDIEACLKHVRDCAAKVS, encoded by the coding sequence ATGTCACACCAGCTCAATCGCCGCACCTTTTTGCAGGCTTCCACGCTTGCGGCAGCCTCCTCTGTCTTTTCAGGGATTTCGTTCGCTGAAGGGGCAAAAGATCCTTACCTCGGCCTGAAGATGGGGCTGCAAAGCTACTCTCTGCGGGAATTCAAAGTTGAAGAAGCACTCGAACAGACAAAGATGCTGGGTCTGAAGTACTGGGAAGCGTTCCCCGGCCACCTTCCCATGAGCAGCGTTCCCAAGCACATCGAGTCACAGAAAGAACTGCTCGCCAAAGGTGGCGTAACACTTCTCTCGTACGGTGTGCTGCCATTCGATGGGAATGAGACAGCAGCCCGTGAGCGATTCGACTTCGCCAAAGCAATGGGAATTCAGTCACTGAGCGCTGACCCCAATCCAGACAAAGTGACCTTCGATCTGCTCGACAAACTGGTGGCCGAATACGACGTTGCCATTGCGATCCACAACCATGGTCCCGGCCATCGGTATGACAAGATCAGCGATGTCGAGAAAGTGGTGAAAGATCGGCACCCGAAGATCGGCGCCTGCGTTGATACGGGACACTTTCTGCGCAGCGATGAAGACCCCGTCGAAGCCGTTCAGCGACTCGGAAAGCGCGTCTTCGGCGTTCACCTGAAAGACGTCAAGTCGCTTCCAGGGGGACAGAAGCAGTTCAAGATCGCAGGCGAAGGCGATCTGAAGGTGACCGAACTGCTGAAGGCGCTGAAAGCACTGAAGTACCAGTACTGCGTGGCCATCGAGTACGAAGAAAATGCCAAGAATCCACTTTCGGATATCGAAGCCTGTCTGAAGCACGTCCGTGACTGCGCAGCGAAGGTTTCCTGA
- a CDS encoding Na+/H+ antiporter: MMNPVELVVGLILAAAVLSTLARKIKIPYPVLLVMGGIVLGFVPGLPIVHIPPDIVFLVFITPLVYIASTRTTLRDFRSNLRPILVLSIGLVAATLVVVAAVMHWSVPGLGWAGAFVLASIIGPTDTMAVTAISSETAIPRRIGTILEGESLINDIVALVAYKMAIDAVSSGSIPVSTAVIALIWNSAAGIAVGLVVGIAACQIRKRLEDQVESVSVSLLTGYAAYLGAEMLDASGILATVTAGLYVGRQLSRILLPEGRIQAYFFWDTVTFLIEGLAFVLIGLELRTIMEDLGNVPFSQLVAYGLLISVTVILLRLVWVFGFAYLPRIWPGTHQDAEPPYVWQHVLLLGWAGMRGVDSLAAALAIPLVMSGGQTPFPDRNLIMFLSFCVIVATLVVQGLSLPFLIRRLELKNDNQDEVEEGLARIAAAEAALHRLEQHVVARDVDPEVLDELRSAYGKKLQQANAQLNPADCQENSMCADAVRQLREELLMSERQTVIELRDQGKISDDVLRRIERSLDYEFLRQQG; this comes from the coding sequence ATGATGAATCCCGTGGAACTGGTCGTCGGACTGATCCTGGCAGCAGCCGTCCTGTCGACATTGGCCCGCAAGATCAAGATCCCTTATCCCGTGCTCCTGGTGATGGGTGGGATTGTCCTCGGTTTCGTCCCCGGTTTGCCCATCGTCCATATTCCACCGGACATCGTATTTCTCGTCTTCATTACACCCCTCGTTTACATCGCTTCGACGCGGACGACACTCCGCGATTTCCGCTCGAACTTGCGGCCGATCCTTGTTCTGTCGATTGGTCTGGTTGCCGCCACACTGGTTGTGGTCGCAGCCGTAATGCACTGGAGTGTGCCGGGACTTGGCTGGGCAGGTGCCTTCGTACTGGCGTCGATTATTGGTCCTACGGATACGATGGCCGTCACAGCGATCTCGAGTGAGACGGCGATTCCGCGCCGTATTGGAACGATTCTGGAAGGGGAGAGTCTGATCAACGACATCGTGGCGCTGGTTGCCTATAAGATGGCAATCGATGCGGTGTCGAGTGGATCAATTCCGGTTTCGACCGCAGTGATCGCCCTGATCTGGAACAGCGCCGCCGGAATCGCTGTCGGGTTGGTGGTAGGAATTGCTGCGTGCCAGATTCGAAAGCGGTTAGAAGACCAGGTTGAGAGCGTCAGTGTGTCATTGCTGACTGGCTATGCCGCCTACCTGGGAGCCGAGATGCTGGACGCTTCGGGAATTCTGGCGACGGTCACTGCGGGCCTGTATGTCGGCAGGCAGCTTTCACGAATCCTTTTGCCCGAAGGACGAATTCAGGCGTACTTCTTCTGGGACACGGTGACGTTCCTGATTGAAGGTCTGGCCTTTGTACTGATTGGTCTGGAATTGCGGACGATCATGGAAGACCTTGGCAACGTTCCCTTCTCGCAGCTGGTGGCGTATGGTCTGTTAATCAGTGTGACTGTCATCCTGCTGAGACTTGTCTGGGTATTTGGATTTGCGTACCTGCCGCGCATTTGGCCGGGCACACACCAGGATGCGGAACCTCCCTATGTCTGGCAGCATGTATTGCTGTTGGGGTGGGCCGGAATGCGGGGTGTTGATTCGCTCGCCGCGGCACTGGCGATCCCGTTGGTGATGTCGGGCGGCCAGACCCCTTTTCCCGACAGAAATCTGATTATGTTTCTGTCATTTTGCGTGATCGTGGCCACGCTGGTTGTACAGGGACTCAGTCTGCCATTCCTGATTCGGCGGCTGGAACTCAAGAACGATAATCAGGACGAAGTGGAAGAAGGACTGGCGCGGATCGCTGCTGCGGAAGCGGCGCTGCATCGCTTGGAACAGCACGTCGTCGCCCGCGATGTGGATCCTGAAGTCCTGGACGAACTCCGTTCGGCTTACGGGAAAAAGCTTCAGCAGGCCAACGCGCAGCTAAATCCCGCTGATTGCCAGGAGAACTCGATGTGTGCAGACGCTGTCCGGCAACTGCGTGAAGAGCTGCTCATGTCGGAACGGCAAACCGTGATTGAACTACGCGATCAGGGGAAAATCAGTGATGACGTCCTGCGCCGCATCGAGCGCAGTCTCGACTACGAGTTTCTCCGCCAGCAGGGCTAA
- a CDS encoding transglutaminase N-terminal domain-containing protein, whose translation MADLLLVNRIEHRTVYSYRQPVTLGQHRLVLRPREGHNLRVENMQIAISPRHEIQWAHDIYNNSVALVSFVESASTLEITSTVTVHRTFADEVPRNDATPRVPLPLNYDTLESHLVAAYQAVSYPDDVPQVQTWLNGLPAIRSSNDAESVLSDLCSTICQKIKYQRRYAKGVQSPAETINLSSGSCRDTATLMMDAARGLGLAARFASGYLDCPASEAGRAAMHAWTEVYLPIIGWRGYDPTLGEIVSRKHILVGVSHHPRGVMPVSGLFTGLTGDFINMTAQVKIENV comes from the coding sequence GTGGCTGATCTCCTGTTAGTCAACCGGATTGAGCATCGAACAGTTTATTCCTATCGACAGCCCGTCACGCTGGGTCAGCATCGGCTTGTGCTTCGCCCAAGAGAAGGTCACAACCTGCGAGTCGAGAACATGCAGATTGCCATCTCGCCGCGTCACGAGATTCAGTGGGCTCACGACATCTATAACAACTCTGTCGCCCTCGTGAGTTTCGTCGAAAGCGCGAGTACCCTGGAAATAACGAGTACGGTTACCGTTCATCGTACTTTTGCAGACGAAGTCCCTCGCAACGACGCGACTCCACGAGTCCCGCTCCCTCTGAACTACGATACGCTGGAATCCCACCTCGTCGCTGCGTACCAAGCTGTCTCTTACCCCGATGATGTCCCTCAGGTGCAGACGTGGCTGAACGGGTTACCTGCGATCCGTTCGTCGAACGACGCGGAATCAGTGTTATCGGACCTCTGTTCGACGATCTGCCAGAAGATCAAATACCAGCGGCGCTATGCCAAGGGAGTCCAGTCGCCTGCAGAAACCATCAATCTCAGCAGTGGTTCGTGTCGCGATACAGCAACGTTGATGATGGACGCCGCGCGGGGACTGGGGCTCGCCGCCCGCTTTGCCAGTGGTTATCTCGATTGCCCGGCATCAGAGGCCGGCAGAGCAGCGATGCACGCCTGGACCGAAGTTTATCTTCCCATTATCGGTTGGCGGGGCTACGACCCGACCCTCGGCGAAATTGTTTCGCGAAAGCATATTCTGGTCGGAGTCAGCCATCATCCGCGCGGGGTGATGCCCGTATCAGGCTTGTTTACCGGTCTCACGGGTGATTTCATCAACATGACCGCCCAGGTGAAGATCGAAAACGTGTGA
- the rsmH gene encoding 16S rRNA (cytosine(1402)-N(4))-methyltransferase RsmH: MEPHSPSHESQAVHVPVMVREVLAHLRLAPGMVVVDGTAGAGGHSSEILKAIGPQGRLIGLDRDPMMLAHAAKRVAGENVSLHHASYVKLPAILAELKIDAVDRILLDLGLSSDQLSDRSRGFGFSSDGPLDLRFDISTGQSAADLLAQGSAEQLEEIFREYGEEPLARPLAEYLVKLRSTRPIRTGLDLTTAVSECPSIRRQGPSDKNPATRVFQALRIAVNHELDHVQQGIASSCFQSLKVGGLLAVITFHSLEDRIVKNEFRQKQRWDNLTSKPIVASPQEQRFNPRCRSAKLRVAMKKA; the protein is encoded by the coding sequence ATGGAGCCTCATTCGCCCAGTCATGAATCGCAAGCCGTTCACGTCCCCGTCATGGTTCGTGAAGTGCTCGCACACCTCAGACTGGCTCCCGGAATGGTGGTTGTGGATGGAACTGCGGGTGCAGGTGGCCACAGTAGCGAGATTCTCAAAGCGATTGGCCCGCAGGGTCGACTCATTGGACTGGATCGCGATCCGATGATGCTGGCACACGCCGCGAAGCGGGTCGCTGGCGAAAACGTGTCGCTGCACCACGCGAGTTATGTCAAACTCCCTGCGATCCTTGCCGAACTAAAAATCGACGCCGTTGATCGCATCCTCTTGGACCTCGGGCTGTCATCGGATCAGCTTTCTGATCGATCGCGCGGATTCGGCTTCAGTAGTGACGGCCCTCTTGATTTGCGATTCGACATTTCCACCGGACAAAGCGCTGCGGACCTGCTGGCCCAAGGGAGCGCTGAGCAACTGGAAGAGATCTTTCGTGAATACGGTGAAGAGCCATTAGCCCGGCCGCTCGCGGAATACCTTGTGAAATTGCGGTCCACTCGCCCTATTCGTACAGGTTTGGATCTCACTACTGCCGTTTCGGAATGTCCTTCGATTCGCCGCCAGGGCCCCAGTGACAAGAATCCGGCCACGCGCGTGTTTCAGGCCCTGCGGATTGCGGTCAATCACGAGCTCGATCATGTCCAGCAAGGGATTGCATCGAGTTGCTTCCAGTCCTTGAAGGTCGGTGGCCTGCTCGCCGTCATTACGTTTCATTCTCTCGAAGACCGCATCGTTAAAAATGAATTTCGTCAGAAGCAGCGATGGGACAATCTCACATCCAAACCGATTGTCGCATCGCCACAGGAACAGCGTTTTAATCCCCGATGTCGTTCAGCCAAGCTGCGAGTCGCAATGAAAAAAGCGTGA
- a CDS encoding LysM peptidoglycan-binding domain-containing protein, which produces MTRETKVGLMMVALLVGVFGFLIYQRIHRPLEGLAVQDSPKDRSAREVPEASDEEELSHLEQSELRRTERPSVSQLLARDEVKTAPRMKEERGSEFKATQWKNSPPKLPSDESDEVEFDSPQQRTSVRKASTPQNHTVSFDEDFAEATTVVETPKVIPAAAQIPAPDPFDLDEQTEPTEDDSAEEDEPQREPRPLVMPPADEETSEVDEPSFDEDPSSESAMDLEPVETTPALAPTRNRQVYQTSEYDTELQPPPGSERRPAPVAIDETPFSPEPTRTVSTARGSTYVIEPNDNFWVISRKRYGEGRFYMALARHNQQMISDPKRMRPGTTIETPDASVLEQLYSDVIPKPAAPESAPGTTTSRPRPRNTEEANPAGFFISSDGQPMYRIADQDTLSDIAKSHLGRSSRWVQILEMNRNVLQDGNELKIGTVLRLPADASRVQVVGATREYR; this is translated from the coding sequence ATGACACGCGAAACCAAAGTCGGCCTGATGATGGTCGCCCTGCTGGTCGGCGTGTTCGGATTTCTGATCTACCAGCGAATCCACCGGCCCCTCGAGGGCCTGGCGGTCCAGGATTCGCCGAAAGATCGATCGGCCCGGGAAGTCCCGGAAGCTTCCGACGAGGAAGAACTGAGTCACCTGGAACAGAGCGAACTTCGGAGAACGGAACGTCCCTCGGTTTCGCAACTTCTGGCTCGGGATGAAGTGAAAACGGCACCCCGGATGAAGGAAGAACGAGGGTCCGAGTTCAAGGCGACTCAATGGAAGAATTCACCTCCAAAACTCCCGTCGGACGAATCGGACGAAGTGGAGTTCGATTCACCTCAGCAACGGACATCCGTTCGCAAGGCGTCAACCCCGCAGAACCACACCGTCTCGTTTGATGAAGATTTCGCTGAAGCCACGACGGTGGTTGAAACTCCAAAAGTGATTCCCGCAGCCGCTCAGATACCAGCACCGGACCCATTCGATCTCGATGAGCAGACCGAACCGACAGAGGACGATTCCGCAGAGGAGGACGAGCCCCAGCGAGAACCTCGGCCGCTTGTAATGCCCCCTGCGGACGAGGAAACGTCAGAAGTCGACGAACCATCATTCGATGAAGACCCGTCATCCGAAAGCGCGATGGACCTGGAACCGGTCGAGACCACGCCTGCGCTTGCGCCAACTCGAAATCGCCAAGTCTATCAAACGAGCGAGTATGACACCGAGCTTCAGCCCCCCCCGGGAAGTGAACGTCGTCCAGCGCCCGTGGCGATTGATGAAACACCTTTCTCACCCGAGCCAACCCGGACGGTTTCGACGGCACGAGGGTCGACCTATGTGATCGAGCCCAATGACAACTTCTGGGTGATCTCCCGCAAACGCTATGGGGAAGGCCGGTTCTACATGGCTCTCGCTCGTCACAATCAACAGATGATCTCTGATCCGAAAAGAATGAGACCGGGAACGACTATCGAAACTCCTGATGCCTCGGTGCTGGAGCAGTTGTATTCCGACGTCATCCCCAAGCCTGCGGCGCCCGAGTCGGCTCCCGGCACGACCACCTCCCGCCCCCGCCCCCGCAATACCGAGGAAGCGAATCCTGCAGGCTTCTTCATTTCCAGCGACGGTCAGCCGATGTATCGCATCGCCGATCAGGATACGCTGTCGGACATCGCCAAATCGCATCTGGGACGTTCCTCGCGGTGGGTCCAGATTCTTGAAATGAACCGCAATGTTCTCCAAGACGGTAATGAACTCAAAATCGGCACCGTTTTGCGGTTACCCGCTGACGCAAGCCGAGTCCAGGTGGTGGGGGCCACTCGCGAATACCGATAG
- a CDS encoding peptidoglycan D,D-transpeptidase FtsI family protein — translation MESASCNQDCTPSLGRARLVVTLLGLGWLVLAARLIQIQWWQQDQFAKKAEQQREFWEETRVRPADIVDRHGRLLATTLTTRSLYVVPARITQPEAFASALAEVIGVDAENLRDKIRSNDKRQFLWVKRRLTESEVEAVRALKLPATTWGFREEYRREYPQGDLAAQVLGLRDIDGVGRGGIEERFDAILCGKHGRRQMARDSRGHVIEILNDENKDVPAVPGRVVRLTLDAVIQLYAERELDRVMEEWQPESCSAVVMDPRNGDVLAMANRPTFDPNGPEKASPESWKNRVIADIYEPGSTFKPMIVSYGLHEGIIQTQDTFHCENGQYRMGRRVLHDHHRYGPLSLTDVLVKSSNIGMAKIGEQMGNERLYDAARIFGFGRKTGIELPGELPGILRPLNEWTTYSTGSIPMGHELATTPLQLITAHSALANGGTLIRPRIVLVEDQDSISAVTHIESTTVSSETARWVIQQPMQEVVTRGTGKKAQIPGYRVFGKTGTAQSLSPEGGYLHEKYISSFVCGAPVESPRLLILVVVNQSSVGGETFGGKVAAPAAAKILRQSLMYLRVTPDDQPPRSAANTKASDAEQE, via the coding sequence ATGGAAAGCGCTTCCTGCAATCAAGACTGCACCCCTTCACTGGGCCGCGCACGCCTGGTAGTGACGCTGCTCGGTCTCGGCTGGCTGGTCCTGGCAGCTCGATTGATCCAGATTCAGTGGTGGCAACAAGACCAGTTCGCCAAAAAGGCTGAACAGCAGCGGGAATTCTGGGAAGAGACTCGGGTCCGACCGGCTGATATCGTTGACCGACACGGAAGGCTGCTGGCAACCACGCTCACGACTCGCAGCCTGTACGTCGTCCCGGCGAGAATCACTCAACCCGAAGCGTTCGCATCGGCGCTTGCTGAAGTCATCGGAGTCGATGCGGAAAATCTGCGTGACAAGATTCGGTCGAACGACAAACGTCAGTTTCTGTGGGTGAAAAGACGCCTGACTGAGTCGGAAGTCGAGGCCGTGAGAGCGCTGAAGTTGCCGGCGACGACATGGGGATTTCGCGAAGAGTATCGGCGAGAGTATCCCCAGGGTGACCTCGCCGCTCAGGTGCTCGGGTTGCGAGATATCGATGGTGTGGGACGTGGAGGAATTGAAGAGCGATTCGACGCCATCCTGTGTGGAAAGCATGGCCGACGTCAGATGGCTCGAGATTCTCGCGGGCATGTGATTGAGATCCTCAATGACGAAAACAAAGACGTACCGGCCGTGCCTGGCCGCGTCGTAAGACTAACTCTGGACGCAGTAATTCAGCTCTATGCCGAACGCGAACTCGACCGCGTCATGGAGGAATGGCAACCCGAAAGCTGCAGTGCCGTGGTGATGGATCCCCGCAACGGGGATGTCCTCGCCATGGCGAATCGTCCCACGTTTGATCCGAACGGCCCGGAAAAGGCATCCCCCGAATCGTGGAAGAACCGCGTCATCGCTGACATCTACGAACCGGGTTCGACATTCAAACCGATGATCGTCAGCTATGGCCTGCATGAAGGAATCATCCAGACCCAAGACACCTTCCATTGCGAGAACGGTCAGTACCGGATGGGGCGGCGCGTGCTACACGACCATCATCGGTACGGTCCACTGAGTCTGACGGATGTCCTGGTCAAATCGAGCAATATCGGGATGGCCAAGATCGGTGAGCAGATGGGCAACGAACGCCTCTACGATGCGGCGAGAATCTTTGGTTTTGGCCGCAAAACGGGGATCGAACTTCCTGGCGAGTTGCCCGGGATTCTTCGTCCTTTGAACGAATGGACGACCTATTCCACTGGATCGATTCCGATGGGACATGAGCTCGCCACAACCCCGCTGCAATTGATTACGGCCCATTCGGCTCTCGCCAATGGCGGCACGTTAATTCGCCCTCGCATTGTCCTCGTCGAGGATCAGGATTCGATCTCCGCAGTTACGCACATCGAATCAACCACCGTCTCGAGCGAAACGGCACGCTGGGTGATTCAGCAGCCCATGCAGGAGGTGGTGACCAGAGGCACGGGTAAAAAGGCACAGATCCCCGGCTATCGCGTGTTCGGAAAGACAGGCACGGCCCAATCGCTGTCACCAGAGGGGGGCTACCTGCACGAGAAGTACATTAGCTCGTTCGTCTGTGGGGCCCCCGTCGAGTCACCCCGGCTGCTGATCCTGGTCGTGGTCAATCAATCCTCGGTGGGCGGTGAGACGTTCGGAGGCAAAGTCGCCGCACCCGCCGCCGCTAAAATTCTTCGTCAGTCGCTTATGTATCTCCGAGTCACCCCGGATGACCAGCCCCCGCGATCGGCGGCCAACACAAAAGCCAGTGACGCTGAGCAGGAATAA